CGTATGGCCTGCCCGAAGGGCTACCACAGATTTCCCCGGTGCAGCCGAACTTTTTTGTGAGGAACGAGCAAAAAAGTTTAGCGGCACCGGGGAAATCTGTGGTTGGCTCCGCCAGGCCATACGGCGGGGGAACCGACGCCCTTCACCCCCCGCTGGCGGCCTGCCGCGCGGCGAGCGCCGCTTGTGATCTTTTGAGCTTTTGATCTTGAGAGCGCGCCAGCGCGTCGCTTGAAAGCGAAGCGACCCTCCCAAAGTTCAAGAAAGCTTGAGAATCTGAGCGGCGACCTCGACAGGGGCCTCCAGAGGCAGCATGTGCCCGGCGTTCTCGACCACCACCGACTCGCCGCCCACCGCGTCCGCCAACGCCCGCGCGTTGTACTCGCCCACCAGCCGGTCCTCGTCCCCGACCACCGCGATCACCGGCTTCTCCGCCGCCACCGTCAACGCGGCCTCCCGGTCGTACCGGTCCACCGCCGGCCGGAACAACGCGACCGTCTCCGGCCAGTGCGCCCACACCATGTCCGCCGTCAGCTCGACGTCCTCCGGCCGGGGCTGGTCGCCGAACAGCCACCACCGCAGGCCCGCCGTCTTGGCCGGTTCGATCCGCTCCCGCACCGCCCGCACGATCGGCCCGAACGCCCGTTCCAGCTCGCGCACCAGCTTGCCCAGCGCCTTGGGCCACGCCAGCGAGGTCTCCGACATCCCGCTGGCCGCGGTCGACACGAACACCAGGCCCGCCACGCGCTGCCGGTACAACCTCGGCCGCCGCTCGGCCAGCGCCATCGCCGCCATGCCGCCCATCGAGTGCCCCGCCACCACGACCTGCCCGCTGGGCACCAGCCGCTCGATCAGCTCGCCCAGGTCGTCGCCGAGTTGCTCGATGGTCGCGGTCTCGCGGGTGGCCGGGGTGGACTCGCCGTGGCCGCGGTGGTCGTAGGCGATGACCGCCACCGACTCCGGCAGTTCGCGGATCACCCGGTGCCAGCTGCGGTGGTCCAACGCGTAGCCGTGCGCGAGCACCACGGTCACCTCGGCGTCGGGCGTGCCGCTGCGCACCAGGTTCAGCTCCGCGCCGTCCTCCAGCCGCAACCGCTCGGTCGCCATACCGCCGTCCTTTCGCTCGTCGGACCTCACCGGGTCCAACGACGAGCCGAACGGAACGTCACGGTCGGGCGAGAGCGAAGGTCCCCACTGGCCCAGGTCCAAAGACCCCATTCCGGTGCAACCACGACCAGACCGCTAACAGCCCGTGAGCACCACCCGAAACACAGACCAACAGACGCCCCCGGCATCACCCGTTTGGTGTAGTACTCACCCTCGACCGGAACCCGGTGCACCCATGACCTCCACCTCGCGGCGAGGACTGATCGCCGTCGCGGCCCTGGCGCTGATCGTCACGCCGACCGCGCACGCCACCACCTTCGGCACCCCGGCCGCCGCCTACACCGCGGGCGGCCTGACCACCGGAGGCCTCTACTACGCCAAGTCCGGCAGCACCCTCACCCTGACCGTCAAGACCGACGACCGGGCACGATGTGTGCAGGTCACGGGCCTCCCCACGCAAACATCACCCACCCCCAAGACCACCTGGACCTTCACCCACCCCGCCGCGTCCGGCGCGGACGGCGTGCGCACCGCCACCGTCACCATCGGCGAGAACAACAACCCCAACAGCGGCTGCACCAACCGCACCGCCACCACCGGCGTCTCCTACGTCCTGGACAACACCGGCCCCACGGCCACCGCCGCCCTCGCGCCCGCCCCGAACCCCGCCGGCTGGAACAAGGACAGCGTCGCCGTCACCTGGACCGCCGACGACGCCGGGGGAGTGGGCGGCGGCACGGTGACGTCCCCGACCACCATCGCCGCCGACACCGCGGGCACCACGGTCACCGGCACCGCCACCGACGCCCTCGGCAACACCGGCCCGACCGCCTCGGTCAACGTCCGCCGCGACACCGCCGCACCCGCGATCTCGTCCGCGACCACCCCCGCCGCCAACGCCCACGGCTGGCGCAACGGCCCGGTCACCGTCACGTTCACCTGCGCGGACCCGCTGTCCCACATCGCGTCCTGCCACGCCGACGGCACCACCTCCGCCGCCCGCACGCTCACCACCGAGGGCGCGGACCAGTCCGTCTCCGGCACCGCCACCGACAACGCGGGCAACACCCAGTCCACCGTGGCCGGTGACATCGACATCGACCTCACCTCGCCCACGATCTCCGCCGCGACCCCGTACACGGCAGGCACCTGGACCAACCAGCCCGTCACCGTGACCTTCACCTGCGCCGACGCGCTGTCCGGCGTGGACACCTGCACCACCCCGGTCACCCTGTCCGGCGAGGGCTCCGACCAGTCCGCCACCGGCACCGCCTCGGACAAGGCGGGCAACACCGGCACCACCACCTTCGGCGACGTCGACATCGACCGCACCGCACCGGTCACCACCGCCACCGCGCCCGCGACCTGGACCAACACCGACGTGACCGTGCGGCTCACCGCCTCGGACGCCCTGTCCGGCGTGCGCGAGACCCGCTACTCCGTTGACGGCGGCCCCGAGCAGACCGGCACCAGCGTGCCGTTCACGACCGAGGGCAGCCACACCCTGACCTACCGCAGCACCGACCACGCGGGCAACGTCGAGACCGCGCGCACGGTCACCGTCGACATCGACAAGACCCCGCCCGGCATCAGCCACCACCTCAGCCCCGCCGCCAACGCGCACGGCTGGAACTCCGGTCCCGTCACCGTCCAGTTCAGCTGCACCGACACCGGCTCGGGCATCGCGTCCTGCGGCCCCGACCGGACCGTCTCCGACGAGGGCGCGAACCAGCCCGCCGACGGCACCGCCACCGACCGCGCCGGCAACTCCGCCACCGACCCGGTCCGCGTGAACGTCGACCGCACCGCGCCGACCATCACCGCCACCCCGGCCACCACCCCCAACTCCCACGGCTGGTACCGCGAAGACGTCACCGTCACCTACTCCTGCTCGGACGCGCTGTCCGGCGTGGACACCTGCCCGGCACCCACCGTCCTCACCGAGAACGCGGGCACCGCGTCCGGCACCGCCGTCGACGCGGCCGGCAACACCGCCACCGCCACCCTGACCGGCATCAACGTCGACAAGACCGCCCCCACCCTCACCGGCACCCCCTCCACCACCACCTGGAGCACCGCCGACGTCACCGTGACCTGGACCTGCACCGACACCGGCTCCGGCGTGCTCGACGAGCCCGCCCCCAGCACCGTGACAGGAGAGGGCGCGGACCTGGCCGCCACCGCCTCCTGCACCGACAAGGCGGGCAACACCACCACCGCCACCGTCTCGGGCATCCGCATCGACCGCGCGGCCCCCGCCACGCAGGCCGCACCCGTCGCCGCCGGCTGGCACGCCGACCGCGTGGACGTCACCCTGACCGCCACCGACGCGCTGTCCGGCATCGCGCAGACGCAGTACCGCGTGGACGGCGGCCCCGCCCAGCCCTACACCGGCACCTTCGCCTTCACCACCGGCGGCAAGCACACCATCGCCTACTGGAGCACCGACACGGCCGGCAACACCGAGGACCCGCACGCCCTCGCGGTGTGGATCGACAACGCGGACCCGACCGTGACCGCTGACCACGCGGCCGTCAACGCCAACGGCTGGCACAGCGCGCCCGTCACCGTGTCCTTCACCTGCGACGACACCCAGTCCGGCATCGCGAGCTGCGCCGACCCCGTCGAGCTGGGCGAGGGCGCGGACCAGTCCGCCACCGGCTACGCCACCGATGGCGTCGGCAAGACCGCGACCACCACCGTGACCGGCCTGAACGTCGACCTGACCCCGCCGACCCTCACCCCGTCGCCGACCGCCGGCTGGCACCGCGCCGACGTGACCGTCCACTGGACGGCGTCCGACGCCCTCTCCGGCATCGACACCGCACCGGCCGACAGCGTCATCACCGGCGAAGGCCGATCGCTGAGCGCCGGCCCCGTGACCGCGAAGGACAAGGCGGG
This DNA window, taken from Saccharothrix variisporea, encodes the following:
- a CDS encoding alpha/beta fold hydrolase → MATERLRLEDGAELNLVRSGTPDAEVTVVLAHGYALDHRSWHRVIRELPESVAVIAYDHRGHGESTPATRETATIEQLGDDLGELIERLVPSGQVVVAGHSMGGMAAMALAERRPRLYRQRVAGLVFVSTAASGMSETSLAWPKALGKLVRELERAFGPIVRAVRERIEPAKTAGLRWWLFGDQPRPEDVELTADMVWAHWPETVALFRPAVDRYDREAALTVAAEKPVIAVVGDEDRLVGEYNARALADAVGGESVVVENAGHMLPLEAPVEVAAQILKLS
- a CDS encoding OmpL47-type beta-barrel domain-containing protein codes for the protein MTSTSRRGLIAVAALALIVTPTAHATTFGTPAAAYTAGGLTTGGLYYAKSGSTLTLTVKTDDRARCVQVTGLPTQTSPTPKTTWTFTHPAASGADGVRTATVTIGENNNPNSGCTNRTATTGVSYVLDNTGPTATAALAPAPNPAGWNKDSVAVTWTADDAGGVGGGTVTSPTTIAADTAGTTVTGTATDALGNTGPTASVNVRRDTAAPAISSATTPAANAHGWRNGPVTVTFTCADPLSHIASCHADGTTSAARTLTTEGADQSVSGTATDNAGNTQSTVAGDIDIDLTSPTISAATPYTAGTWTNQPVTVTFTCADALSGVDTCTTPVTLSGEGSDQSATGTASDKAGNTGTTTFGDVDIDRTAPVTTATAPATWTNTDVTVRLTASDALSGVRETRYSVDGGPEQTGTSVPFTTEGSHTLTYRSTDHAGNVETARTVTVDIDKTPPGISHHLSPAANAHGWNSGPVTVQFSCTDTGSGIASCGPDRTVSDEGANQPADGTATDRAGNSATDPVRVNVDRTAPTITATPATTPNSHGWYREDVTVTYSCSDALSGVDTCPAPTVLTENAGTASGTAVDAAGNTATATLTGINVDKTAPTLTGTPSTTTWSTADVTVTWTCTDTGSGVLDEPAPSTVTGEGADLAATASCTDKAGNTTTATVSGIRIDRAAPATQAAPVAAGWHADRVDVTLTATDALSGIAQTQYRVDGGPAQPYTGTFAFTTGGKHTIAYWSTDTAGNTEDPHALAVWIDNADPTVTADHAAVNANGWHSAPVTVSFTCDDTQSGIASCADPVELGEGADQSATGYATDGVGKTATTTVTGLNVDLTPPTLTPSPTAGWHRADVTVHWTASDALSGIDTAPADSVITGEGRSLSAGPVTAKDKAGNESAPTSVTDVLIDRTAPVVAGTTLTAPNANGWFRDEVVVDFTCTDPKLADGSDGSGVATCPTSRVLRGDGVDQSVTADPATDVAGNTSAPVTFGGVDIDGTPPTTTAAHQCAGWCTGSTATVVLTASDALSGVTEIHYRRDNGPEQTAQGATATVTIPLDGSGAGTLTYWAVDRAGNTESINTAALKWDNIAPAVTHSLSPAPNADDWNNSDVTVTFSAQDDGSGSGVDPSTVTPPTVVSTETAGTTLVGTARDLAGNTGTDTVTVRLDKTAPTITAEVVGGPKAWHTAPVTVHFTCTDNGSGIPATACPDNIVLAGDGAAQSATASVTDRAGNTSTATASGINIDQTAPAFTTLSVADGAIYEFTAPAPTCTASDAVSGVDTCTLTVSPQGDGTHTFTPTARDRAGNTATRTGSYQLRLYRFSGYLQPVNDPATPVSIFKAGSTVPVKFQLRDAAGNPVQSTQAPTWLTPVRGGATTSQVNESSFTDPATTDGAFRWDATARQYVYNWQTKGLSAGYHYKIGVKLDDGQLKYVTVGLK